The following proteins are co-located in the Pedobacter sp. FW305-3-2-15-E-R2A2 genome:
- a CDS encoding helix-turn-helix domain-containing protein: protein MRKESSTNNINEKRLREMCGTSYALSIIGGRWKPTIICRLMDGKVRYSDLRDSIIGISERMLVQQLRELEKDGILIRIVYPQVPPKVEYELTEDGLCMQPMLSKMSEWGNNHKAKYQKEEVV from the coding sequence ATGAGAAAAGAGAGTTCTACAAACAATATTAATGAAAAAAGGTTAAGAGAAATGTGTGGAACTTCCTATGCATTGTCCATCATTGGTGGCCGTTGGAAGCCTACCATTATTTGCCGGTTAATGGATGGGAAAGTCAGGTATAGCGACCTCAGGGATTCCATTATCGGGATTTCAGAGCGGATGCTCGTGCAACAATTGAGAGAACTGGAAAAGGACGGGATCCTGATCAGGATTGTTTACCCTCAGGTTCCACCGAAGGTAGAATACGAGCTTACTGAGGACGGATTGTGTATGCAGCCCATGCTCAGTAAGATGTCAGAATGGGGAAATAACCATAAGGCTAAATATCAGAAAGAGGAAGTGGTTTAA
- a CDS encoding 3-oxoacyl-ACP reductase family protein yields the protein MTNLENKVALVTGGSRGIGAAIVKRLSAEGAQVAFTYASSAAAAENLVKEIENNGGQAIAIKADSGSYEEVTAAVEKAAAHFGKIDILVNNAGIAIGKGFEEYSLEDFDRMFDVNVKGVFFATQAAIKFIPDGGRIITIGSCLAEIVSVPNITLYSMSKSALVSFNKGLARDLGDRRITANLVNPGPTETDMNPATGPSADAARERMAIKEYGTAEGIASLVAWVAGEESKYMTGTSLTMDSGTNI from the coding sequence ATGACAAATTTAGAAAACAAAGTTGCATTGGTAACGGGCGGAAGCAGAGGTATTGGTGCGGCGATCGTAAAAAGATTAAGTGCCGAAGGTGCTCAGGTAGCCTTCACCTATGCCAGCTCAGCAGCGGCCGCTGAAAATCTGGTCAAAGAAATTGAAAATAACGGAGGCCAGGCCATTGCGATCAAAGCAGATAGTGGCAGCTATGAAGAAGTGACTGCAGCGGTAGAAAAAGCAGCAGCACATTTTGGTAAAATAGATATCCTGGTGAACAATGCGGGGATTGCAATTGGTAAAGGTTTCGAAGAGTATAGCCTGGAAGATTTTGACAGGATGTTTGATGTGAACGTAAAAGGTGTGTTTTTTGCCACTCAGGCAGCCATAAAGTTCATTCCAGATGGCGGAAGAATCATTACTATAGGCAGTTGTCTTGCAGAAATCGTGTCCGTTCCCAATATCACCTTGTATTCCATGAGTAAATCTGCTTTGGTTAGCTTTAACAAAGGACTTGCACGTGATCTTGGTGATAGAAGAATTACGGCCAATCTCGTCAATCCAGGACCTACAGAAACGGATATGAATCCGGCTACAGGCCCTTCAGCAGACGCAGCAAGGGAAAGAATGGCGATTAAAGAATATGGAACTGCCGAAGGAATTGCTTCATTGGTGGCCTGGGTTGCAGGCGAAGAATCGAAGTACATGACCGGTACTTCATTGACAATGGATAGCGGAACAAATATCTAA
- the bla gene encoding class A beta-lactamase, subclass A2 gives MKRNSSIFLTLTASIFSSAVFAQTNTLQLKMDSIINSKKADVGVSVLYLSDQRIVSVNGDKHYPMQSVYKFHLALAVLNQVDQGKFKLDQKILVKKSDLLPDTWSPLREKYPNGNVELPLSEILKYTVSESDNNGCDILFRLIGGTSKAHQFIRKQGIKEISIVGTEEEMHKDDQVQFRNWTTPKAANALLKKFHEGKVLKKTTGDFLMKVMEETVTGPGKIKGLLPQGTVVAHKTGNSGVNKEGITAASNDIGIVTLPNGKKMLISAFVSMSKENDKENDKIIAELAKAAFEEGLK, from the coding sequence ATGAAACGAAATTCCAGTATTTTTTTAACGCTGACGGCATCTATCTTTTCCTCAGCAGTATTTGCACAAACCAACACGCTCCAGCTAAAAATGGACAGCATCATCAACAGCAAAAAAGCTGATGTAGGGGTGTCTGTCTTATACTTATCAGATCAGCGCATCGTCTCCGTTAACGGAGATAAACACTATCCCATGCAAAGTGTCTACAAATTTCACCTGGCCCTGGCCGTATTGAATCAGGTAGATCAGGGGAAATTTAAGCTTGATCAAAAGATTCTTGTTAAAAAAAGCGACTTGCTTCCGGATACCTGGAGCCCTCTGCGCGAAAAATATCCCAATGGAAATGTAGAATTGCCCTTATCGGAAATCCTGAAATATACGGTTTCAGAAAGCGATAACAACGGCTGTGATATTTTATTCAGACTCATTGGAGGTACCAGCAAAGCGCATCAGTTCATTAGAAAACAAGGAATTAAAGAGATATCCATCGTCGGAACAGAGGAAGAAATGCACAAAGACGATCAGGTTCAGTTTCGCAACTGGACTACGCCAAAGGCGGCCAACGCGCTGCTAAAAAAATTCCATGAAGGTAAAGTGCTTAAAAAAACAACCGGAGATTTCTTAATGAAAGTTATGGAAGAGACTGTAACGGGGCCCGGAAAGATCAAAGGTTTATTGCCTCAGGGAACAGTTGTTGCCCATAAGACAGGAAATTCCGGGGTAAATAAAGAAGGGATTACTGCTGCATCTAATGATATCGGAATCGTGACGCTTCCGAATGGCAAAAAGATGCTCATTTCTGCTTTTGTATCGATGTCAAAGGAAAATGATAAAGAGAACGATAAGATCATTGCAGAGCTTGCTAAAGCTGCCTTTGAAGAAGGGTTGAAATAA
- a CDS encoding prephenate dehydrogenase: MNVGIIGLGDMGKMYAVGFSKAGYTVYGSDLPERWEELNEALNPYGITILQDGKEVSRICDVIFYAVESEKIEQVLAMYGSSTKYGAIVAGQTSVKHPEIVAFEKYLPKDIHIITCHSLHGPGFDPAGQKMIVIPHRTSDEAYQRMTDLLSSLGSELVEMKDYRDHDRIVADTQAATHVGFESMGTAWASAGFFPWENASYLGGIDNVKILTTLRIFSYKAHIYAGLAILNPFARQQVKRYAQSESELFKMMIMEEEKTFRERLYKVRDFVFHESRKPLLLDDQVMQEFSLSSNPGVRKANSHLSLLSMADAWYHLQINPYDNLICQTPPFRLRLGIVEYLFRNEDLLEESIQAALFDKSIRADDLEFHSAVREWTSIIGYGDMEGYKQHFDQTKLFFKDRLEHGREQSSAMIKRLTDQTFLP, translated from the coding sequence ATGAATGTAGGAATTATTGGTCTTGGGGATATGGGTAAAATGTATGCGGTAGGTTTTTCTAAAGCTGGTTATACCGTTTATGGCTCAGACCTTCCGGAACGATGGGAAGAATTAAATGAGGCGCTAAATCCCTATGGGATTACCATTCTGCAGGATGGTAAAGAGGTCTCCAGAATATGTGACGTCATTTTTTATGCCGTAGAATCGGAAAAGATTGAACAGGTACTGGCAATGTACGGCAGCTCAACCAAATACGGAGCAATTGTAGCCGGGCAGACTTCCGTAAAACATCCGGAGATCGTTGCTTTTGAAAAATACCTGCCTAAGGACATTCACATCATCACCTGCCATTCTCTCCACGGCCCTGGCTTTGATCCTGCGGGTCAGAAAATGATCGTGATTCCACACCGTACCAGCGATGAAGCTTATCAACGTATGACCGACCTCCTCTCCTCTCTGGGCTCTGAACTCGTGGAGATGAAAGACTACCGGGATCATGATCGGATCGTTGCAGATACGCAGGCTGCCACCCATGTGGGCTTTGAAAGTATGGGCACTGCCTGGGCTTCAGCAGGCTTCTTTCCCTGGGAAAATGCCTCTTATCTGGGTGGGATCGACAATGTGAAAATTCTGACCACCCTTAGGATCTTTAGTTATAAGGCACACATCTATGCTGGTCTGGCCATTTTGAACCCTTTTGCCCGCCAACAGGTGAAGCGTTATGCGCAATCGGAATCAGAGCTCTTTAAGATGATGATCATGGAAGAAGAGAAAACCTTCCGGGAACGCCTGTATAAGGTCAGAGATTTTGTTTTTCATGAAAGCCGGAAACCTTTACTGCTGGACGATCAGGTGATGCAGGAGTTCTCTCTTTCTTCGAATCCGGGGGTACGAAAGGCCAATTCTCACCTGAGCCTGCTCAGCATGGCTGATGCCTGGTATCATTTACAGATCAATCCTTACGATAACCTGATCTGCCAGACGCCTCCCTTCCGACTAAGATTAGGGATTGTGGAATACCTTTTTCGAAATGAAGATCTGCTGGAAGAATCTATCCAAGCGGCGCTGTTCGACAAAAGTATCCGTGCCGACGATCTGGAGTTTCATTCGGCCGTACGGGAATGGACTTCCATCATTGGGTATGGGGATATGGAAGGTTATAAGCAGCATTTTGATCAGACTAAACTGTTTTTCAAAGACAGGCTGGAGCATGGCCGTGAACAGAGCTCAGCGATGATCAAAAGGCTGACAGATCAAACGTTTCTTCCTTAG
- a CDS encoding AraC family transcriptional regulator, translating into MIISYHLDDFSAPFSIPGQFMMDRFEDIGKPANMVWPHKHSFYEILWIEKGNAQHLIDQHTFDLHSDTLFFIAPGQIHELGHSENVKGYSIMFTEEFLSLSHVNPELLAGLSFLENSYSRPSMSLLPPQSEELSSSISMLLKESGRKDRSASIIRHLLLALLFQIQRMMAGDAASEPDNIHVLSLKKFKKLIEEHYKKETKLSFFSAQLFITNAHLNEIAKKITGKTAGELIRERVLLEAKRMLIHGHWTVGQIASELGFKDFSYFSRHFKKQEGLTPAEFRKSSTPSG; encoded by the coding sequence ATGATCATCAGCTACCATCTCGACGATTTTAGCGCTCCATTCTCTATTCCCGGACAGTTTATGATGGATCGGTTCGAAGACATCGGAAAACCCGCGAACATGGTATGGCCTCATAAACATAGCTTTTATGAAATATTGTGGATTGAAAAAGGAAATGCGCAGCACCTGATCGATCAGCATACTTTCGACCTTCATTCCGATACTTTATTCTTTATCGCTCCCGGACAGATCCATGAACTTGGCCATTCGGAAAACGTAAAAGGGTACAGTATTATGTTCACAGAAGAGTTTCTTTCCCTTAGCCATGTCAATCCTGAGCTGCTCGCTGGCTTGTCCTTTTTGGAAAACAGCTATTCCCGGCCGTCGATGAGTCTGCTTCCTCCACAAAGCGAAGAACTTAGCAGCAGCATCAGCATGTTGTTAAAAGAATCCGGACGCAAAGACCGCTCGGCCAGTATCATCAGGCACCTCTTGCTGGCCCTGCTTTTTCAAATCCAGAGGATGATGGCAGGGGATGCGGCTTCCGAGCCGGATAACATCCATGTCCTGAGCCTCAAAAAATTCAAGAAGCTGATCGAAGAACATTATAAGAAGGAAACCAAGCTGTCTTTCTTCTCCGCGCAGTTGTTTATAACCAATGCTCATTTAAACGAGATCGCTAAAAAAATCACCGGTAAAACGGCTGGAGAACTGATCAGGGAAAGGGTTTTGCTCGAAGCAAAAAGAATGCTCATCCATGGACATTGGACCGTGGGACAGATTGCTTCAGAGCTTGGATTTAAAGATTTCTCCTATTTCTCCAGGCATTTTAAAAAGCAGGAGGGCTTAACACCCGCTGAATTCCGTAAATCCAGTACCCCTTCCGGATAA
- the yiaA gene encoding inner membrane protein YiaA encodes MNQKTSNAFVAVSWIALGAGMIGYFVGLARAEMQLNEKGYYFTIMMFGLFAVVSVQKSVRDRLEGIPVTDIYYGLSWFATLLSIVLLTIGLWNATLLPSEKGFYAFAFLLAMFGAIAVQKNTRDNKSDGPGTGGHIGRNEDN; translated from the coding sequence ATGAATCAAAAAACATCTAATGCTTTCGTCGCAGTATCCTGGATCGCCCTTGGAGCGGGAATGATCGGCTATTTCGTCGGTTTAGCAAGAGCAGAAATGCAGCTTAACGAAAAAGGATATTATTTCACCATCATGATGTTTGGTCTATTTGCGGTAGTATCCGTACAAAAAAGCGTAAGGGACAGACTGGAAGGAATTCCTGTAACAGACATTTATTATGGATTAAGCTGGTTTGCGACGCTGTTATCTATTGTATTATTGACCATTGGACTCTGGAATGCGACATTATTACCAAGCGAAAAAGGATTTTATGCCTTTGCCTTCCTTCTTGCCATGTTTGGCGCTATTGCAGTGCAGAAAAACACCAGAGACAATAAATCAGATGGTCCTGGTACTGGTGGACACATCGGCCGTAACGAAGACAATTAA
- a CDS encoding Crp/Fnr family transcriptional regulator, protein MKNNTMISSFLNSFDIFTPTEIAAFEEKTALRSIKKGDFLIQEGQLCKEVAFLKTGILRSFFSPESGEEITYCITFPNTLTTAYSSFITGLPTLENIQAVSAAELIVIQKADLDQLSQSSLNWTRFLKMIAEQQYLELEKRLFLFQKEKAKKRYMDLLENQPVYVQQIPLQYLASYLGITPRHLSRLRREVVL, encoded by the coding sequence ATGAAAAATAATACGATGATCAGCAGCTTTCTAAACTCATTTGATATTTTTACTCCAACAGAGATTGCCGCTTTTGAAGAAAAGACCGCATTAAGGTCAATTAAGAAAGGTGATTTTTTAATACAGGAAGGACAGCTATGTAAAGAGGTTGCCTTTCTTAAGACCGGCATTCTCAGGTCCTTCTTTAGTCCGGAATCCGGAGAAGAAATTACCTATTGTATCACCTTTCCAAATACTTTAACCACCGCATATTCCTCCTTTATTACCGGATTGCCGACCCTGGAAAATATTCAGGCGGTGTCGGCAGCAGAGTTGATTGTTATACAAAAGGCCGACCTGGATCAGTTGTCTCAATCCAGCCTCAATTGGACCAGGTTCCTCAAAATGATTGCGGAACAGCAATATCTGGAACTGGAAAAGAGATTATTCCTTTTCCAGAAAGAGAAAGCGAAGAAAAGATATATGGATCTTCTGGAGAACCAGCCAGTATATGTTCAACAAATTCCTTTACAATACCTGGCCTCCTATCTTGGCATTACGCCAAGGCACCTCAGCCGCTTAAGAAGAGAAGTGGTTTTATAG
- a CDS encoding NAD(P)H-dependent oxidoreductase — protein MTKILIINGHPNKESFNQALATAYEDGALKSGATVSTIHIRELQFNPNLQFGYTKRMDLEPDLLDSLEKIKAADHLVWIHPVWWGGMPAIMKGFIDRLFLPGLTYQYRENSMWWDKLLSGKTARIITTLDQPGWYYRLMYGRPSVNQLKKSTLEFCGVKPVKVTYVGIIKTATPEQRQKWINQIYNSGLQQR, from the coding sequence ATGACCAAAATTCTTATCATAAACGGACATCCCAATAAGGAAAGTTTCAATCAGGCATTGGCTACGGCTTACGAAGATGGTGCCCTGAAATCAGGGGCTACCGTTTCCACGATCCATATCCGGGAACTTCAGTTTAACCCAAACTTACAATTCGGCTATACCAAACGAATGGACTTAGAGCCGGATTTGCTGGACAGTCTGGAGAAAATAAAAGCCGCAGATCACCTCGTTTGGATTCATCCCGTTTGGTGGGGCGGTATGCCAGCCATCATGAAAGGTTTTATAGACCGTTTGTTTCTTCCGGGACTGACCTATCAATACCGTGAAAATTCCATGTGGTGGGATAAGCTGCTGAGCGGTAAAACTGCGCGGATCATTACTACACTGGATCAGCCGGGATGGTATTACCGGTTGATGTACGGCAGGCCAAGTGTCAATCAATTGAAAAAAAGCACATTGGAGTTCTGCGGGGTAAAACCGGTAAAGGTGACTTATGTAGGCATTATCAAAACGGCAACACCCGAACAGAGACAAAAGTGGATCAACCAGATTTACAACTCAGGTCTGCAACAACGCTAA
- a CDS encoding biopolymer transporter ExbD — MPRVKVQRKALTIDMTAMTDVSFLLLTFFILTATAKQPDPLDVKIPTSTYTIKVPDKDIAILTIGKGKVFFEATGQDVKVSMLEKIGEQYKIAFSAEEKKRFSVIGSFGVPVQSLKAYIMMDGAKRTASGMETGIPADSANNQLADWVLHSRQAVAELHSTAMRVSIKGDAEEEYPSVKKIIDVLQKQKINKFSLLTNAESAP, encoded by the coding sequence ATGCCCAGAGTAAAAGTGCAAAGAAAGGCATTGACCATCGACATGACCGCCATGACAGATGTTTCCTTCCTGCTCCTCACCTTTTTTATTTTAACTGCCACAGCGAAGCAACCAGATCCATTGGATGTAAAAATCCCAACCTCTACTTATACCATCAAAGTGCCCGACAAGGACATTGCGATCCTGACGATTGGGAAAGGAAAGGTTTTCTTTGAAGCCACAGGTCAGGATGTGAAGGTCTCGATGCTGGAAAAGATTGGCGAACAATATAAGATAGCATTTAGCGCTGAAGAGAAAAAGAGGTTCAGTGTGATCGGTTCATTTGGCGTACCCGTTCAAAGCCTTAAAGCTTATATCATGATGGATGGGGCAAAAAGAACTGCTTCAGGTATGGAAACCGGCATTCCTGCTGATTCGGCAAATAACCAGCTTGCAGATTGGGTCCTGCATTCCAGACAAGCGGTTGCTGAATTGCATTCAACCGCCATGAGGGTGAGCATCAAAGGAGATGCTGAAGAAGAATATCCCTCGGTTAAAAAGATCATTGACGTTCTGCAGAAACAGAAAATCAACAAGTTTAGCCTGTTGACCAATGCAGAATCTGCGCCATAA
- a CDS encoding GNAT family N-acetyltransferase, whose product MDITYKTKGCPDTAAIIALYISSGLNRPTSDHERIHRMYANSNLIVTAWDGDKLVGIARSLTDFCYSCYLSDLAVHLDYQKSGIGKQLVALTKESIGKESMLLLLSAPTAMTYYPRIGMDHLDNAFMIKREA is encoded by the coding sequence ATGGACATTACTTATAAAACTAAAGGTTGCCCCGATACTGCCGCAATTATTGCACTGTATATCAGTTCGGGCTTAAACAGACCTACTTCTGATCATGAAAGAATACACAGGATGTATGCGAATTCCAATCTGATTGTGACCGCCTGGGATGGTGATAAATTGGTGGGGATTGCCCGTTCACTTACAGATTTTTGTTATTCCTGTTATCTTTCAGACCTCGCTGTTCATCTGGACTATCAGAAAAGCGGGATAGGAAAGCAACTCGTTGCGCTAACGAAAGAAAGCATAGGAAAGGAGTCGATGCTGTTGTTGCTCTCTGCGCCAACAGCGATGACGTATTATCCCAGGATTGGGATGGATCATCTTGACAATGCATTTATGATCAAAAGAGAAGCATAA
- a CDS encoding PLP-dependent aminotransferase family protein produces MDYLYCPDLKNRVVQMLPFTTLLSIDKESSQPIFLQIANNVVNIIREGQIKPGTMLPGTRELARLLNIHRKTVIAAYDELYAQSWIEVIPRKGARIAQNLPDLKPRRWNEPRLSSYGEFLAATFYPIEPHTPIPAVPVLRLPEFIIDGGYPDARLAPLDLLNREYRSRAKQAAARKWFPGSLAGGSPLLRAALVGYLLESRGLNIQTQHTMVTHGAQMSIYIAASLLLQPGDKVIVGDPSYFLANKVFEKMGAHLVKVPVDAHGMDMDAVEQACKKHKVNALYVIPHHHHPTTVTLSPERRMRLLELSRKFDFAIIEDDYDYEFHYSSAPYLPLASSQHEGRVIYIGSFSKSIASSVRIGFMIAPADFIRQAIQLRMMIDLRGDHILEDALAVLIQNGDIGRYLKKANKIYFDRLNNICTSLQDWKGIIDFERPSGGMAIWARFNKDYPLAKVADAAAAKGLYMGRDFQSHGNLRDDNSIRMGFAAMNINEMNAAIEILGKVLKAKI; encoded by the coding sequence ATGGACTACCTTTACTGTCCAGATTTAAAAAACAGAGTAGTCCAGATGCTTCCATTTACCACCCTCCTGTCTATTGATAAGGAATCTTCGCAACCGATCTTTCTTCAGATCGCGAACAATGTCGTGAACATCATCCGTGAAGGACAGATTAAGCCCGGAACGATGCTCCCAGGTACCCGGGAACTGGCCAGGCTTTTGAACATTCACCGGAAAACCGTGATTGCTGCCTACGACGAATTGTATGCGCAAAGCTGGATAGAAGTGATTCCGAGGAAAGGTGCCAGGATTGCGCAGAACCTTCCTGATTTAAAACCGCGGCGCTGGAATGAGCCCAGGTTAAGCTCCTATGGAGAATTTCTGGCCGCAACTTTTTATCCGATCGAGCCCCATACCCCTATTCCTGCTGTCCCCGTTCTGAGGTTGCCGGAATTCATCATTGATGGGGGCTATCCGGATGCCAGGCTTGCCCCCTTGGATTTACTAAACAGGGAATATAGAAGTCGGGCAAAGCAGGCGGCGGCAAGGAAATGGTTTCCCGGATCTTTAGCTGGAGGATCGCCGTTACTCAGAGCGGCTTTAGTTGGTTATCTTCTGGAAAGCCGGGGGCTAAATATTCAAACACAGCATACCATGGTTACCCATGGCGCACAGATGAGCATTTATATTGCTGCCAGTTTGTTGCTGCAGCCCGGAGACAAGGTTATCGTAGGGGATCCAAGCTATTTCCTCGCCAATAAAGTGTTCGAAAAGATGGGCGCGCATTTGGTTAAAGTCCCGGTTGATGCCCATGGAATGGATATGGATGCGGTAGAGCAGGCCTGTAAAAAGCATAAGGTCAATGCGCTTTATGTGATCCCTCATCACCATCATCCAACTACCGTAACGTTGAGCCCGGAGCGGCGAATGAGGTTACTGGAACTCTCCAGGAAGTTTGATTTTGCCATTATTGAAGATGATTATGATTATGAATTTCATTACAGTTCGGCCCCCTATCTTCCTCTGGCCAGCAGTCAGCATGAAGGAAGAGTCATCTACATTGGTTCCTTTTCAAAATCTATTGCTTCTTCGGTAAGGATTGGTTTTATGATTGCCCCGGCAGATTTTATCCGGCAGGCGATTCAATTGCGGATGATGATCGATCTACGGGGTGACCATATTCTGGAAGATGCGCTTGCGGTACTGATTCAAAACGGAGATATCGGCCGCTACCTGAAAAAGGCGAATAAAATATATTTTGACCGGCTGAATAACATTTGTACCTCCTTACAGGACTGGAAAGGCATCATTGATTTTGAACGGCCTTCTGGTGGAATGGCGATTTGGGCACGCTTTAATAAAGATTATCCCCTGGCAAAAGTGGCCGATGCTGCGGCGGCCAAAGGTTTATACATGGGTCGTGATTTTCAATCTCATGGCAACCTGAGGGATGACAATTCCATTCGGATGGGTTTCGCGGCAATGAACATCAATGAGATGAATGCAGCGATTGAAATCCTCGGTAAGGTATTAAAAGCTAAAATATAA
- a CDS encoding trehalose hydrolase, with protein sequence MKISRGWKLMMLLLLLSSRGDLQAQEAVKENYNALFYQAPQKVPTGKTPDGPLTGNGDIGLSLGGTPERLLFFLGKNDFWRAYPVYPGGGIALPGWLELNIEALKGADYFAEQHIDSAMITAKFKKQDHELLMESCVIATQNIVVISLSSNKTCKLNLQLQATEGNTSVNGKGINAGVNWVSRSFENTPLLEWPSHIAIALKLIGGNADANGDVMLQAGKKLHIVLCMYSNHDRKDWKEEAIKEASFMTAVRLAEMKREHQNWWADFWKASKVSIADPVLQKYYNASQYLFACSSRGNKFAPGIWGPFITRDSSSWGGDYHLNYNYQAPYWAAYSSNHLDETDNFDQPLLDYMEKGKEHAKALLGIRGIYYPVGIGPKGLVTTRWPLSPEEMEKRYATRENTIDGGYKFLGQKINAVFSVGNMMMRFYSTYDKDYAKRVYPYLIECANFWEDYLKFENGRYVIYMDHYGEVMPNLKNKGQWRNLLGDFNSTLSLGLVKLLFKGIVDMSTFLNLDSNRQEKWKHIRDHLSDFPLGEVDGQLSLRSVERSPAAWHQPVQGLARVSIHGLVLPGGVCGPVTDAAFNQILRNDVARWKSRMNGPGEWGNTLGNGIETCFPAAVRVGYDPGEILNQLKDRIRRQSLPNLWITADGGGLETLSAVPMTINEMLMQSYEQVIRIFPNWTRSKDASFDQLRAYGAFLISSALKNKEILYVKIYSERGRPCVIDNPWPGNQVQLVRNGKKATLLSGSRFNLPTKEGEYLELLIAP encoded by the coding sequence ATGAAAATAAGTAGAGGCTGGAAATTGATGATGTTGTTGTTGCTCCTGAGCAGCAGGGGGGATTTACAGGCGCAGGAAGCGGTGAAAGAGAATTACAATGCGTTGTTTTATCAGGCTCCGCAGAAAGTGCCGACCGGGAAAACGCCTGATGGCCCGTTGACCGGAAACGGAGATATTGGGCTTAGCCTTGGCGGGACACCCGAACGCCTGCTCTTTTTCCTTGGTAAAAATGATTTCTGGCGGGCTTATCCGGTATACCCTGGCGGTGGAATTGCCCTGCCGGGGTGGCTGGAACTGAACATTGAGGCCCTTAAAGGCGCGGATTACTTTGCAGAACAGCATATCGATTCTGCGATGATTACCGCAAAGTTTAAAAAACAGGACCATGAGCTGTTGATGGAAAGCTGCGTAATTGCCACGCAAAACATAGTGGTCATCAGCCTGAGCAGTAACAAAACCTGTAAACTAAACCTTCAGCTGCAGGCCACCGAAGGAAACACTTCGGTAAATGGAAAGGGAATAAACGCGGGGGTAAACTGGGTAAGCCGTTCCTTTGAAAATACGCCATTATTGGAATGGCCGTCACACATTGCCATCGCCTTAAAGTTAATTGGAGGAAACGCAGATGCCAACGGCGATGTCATGCTCCAAGCCGGAAAAAAGCTACACATTGTGCTCTGTATGTACAGCAATCATGACCGCAAAGACTGGAAAGAGGAGGCCATCAAGGAAGCCTCGTTCATGACCGCAGTCCGGCTTGCGGAAATGAAAAGAGAACATCAGAATTGGTGGGCCGACTTTTGGAAAGCTTCGAAAGTCAGCATTGCAGATCCGGTTTTGCAAAAGTATTACAATGCCTCGCAATACCTTTTCGCCTGTAGTTCCCGTGGCAATAAGTTTGCACCCGGAATCTGGGGCCCCTTTATTACCCGGGATTCCAGTTCCTGGGGTGGCGACTATCACCTGAATTATAATTATCAGGCCCCATATTGGGCGGCTTATTCCTCCAATCACCTGGATGAAACCGATAACTTTGATCAGCCTCTGCTCGATTATATGGAGAAAGGAAAGGAACACGCCAAAGCTTTACTCGGTATCAGGGGCATTTATTATCCTGTCGGAATCGGACCAAAAGGCCTGGTTACCACCCGATGGCCGCTGAGTCCAGAAGAAATGGAAAAACGTTATGCCACCCGCGAAAACACCATTGATGGCGGTTATAAATTCCTCGGACAAAAGATCAATGCCGTATTTAGCGTCGGGAACATGATGATGCGCTTTTACAGTACCTATGATAAAGATTATGCAAAAAGAGTATATCCCTACCTGATCGAATGTGCCAATTTCTGGGAAGATTACCTGAAGTTTGAAAACGGCCGCTATGTCATTTACATGGATCATTACGGAGAGGTGATGCCCAACCTGAAGAATAAAGGGCAATGGAGAAATCTGCTAGGAGATTTCAATTCTACGCTCTCATTGGGATTGGTCAAGCTATTGTTCAAAGGAATTGTTGACATGAGTACTTTTTTAAACCTGGATAGCAACAGGCAGGAGAAATGGAAGCATATCAGAGATCACCTCAGTGATTTTCCCCTGGGAGAAGTGGATGGACAACTTAGCCTCAGAAGTGTAGAGCGGAGTCCTGCGGCCTGGCACCAGCCAGTCCAGGGATTGGCCAGGGTCTCCATTCATGGATTAGTTCTTCCCGGAGGCGTATGCGGGCCAGTTACAGATGCTGCTTTTAATCAGATCTTACGCAATGATGTTGCCCGCTGGAAAAGCAGGATGAATGGACCCGGAGAATGGGGGAATACGCTTGGCAATGGAATTGAAACCTGTTTCCCGGCTGCGGTAAGGGTAGGCTATGACCCCGGGGAAATCCTGAACCAGCTAAAAGACCGCATCCGGCGCCAGTCGCTCCCCAACTTATGGATCACTGCCGATGGGGGTGGACTGGAAACCCTTTCTGCTGTCCCCATGACGATCAATGAAATGCTGATGCAAAGTTACGAACAGGTGATTCGCATCTTTCCAAACTGGACGAGGTCAAAGGACGCCTCTTTTGATCAGCTCAGGGCCTATGGCGCATTTCTGATCAGCAGCGCGCTGAAGAACAAGGAGATTCTATACGTAAAAATATACAGTGAGCGCGGAAGGCCTTGTGTCATAGACAATCCATGGCCTGGAAATCAGGTACAACTGGTCCGGAATGGAAAAAAAGCAACGCTGCTTTCCGGTTCCCGGTTTAACTTGCCGACAAAGGAAGGAGAATACCTGGAACTCCTTATTGCTCCGTAA